The genome window CTGCTTGAGCATCTTTATCTCCCGCTTCCGGATGTCCTGGTGACGACGCAGCAGGACGCCTTGCCCGACGTACGGCCGCTCACCGTCTTCACGGTGGGAGGGGAGGACTCCGGGGAAGGCGGCCTTTCCGGCATGGACCTCGCCGAGGACAAAGCGCGGTATGCCGACATGCTCCAGGAGGCTGTGTCGATCCTGGCCGACACGAAAACAACCCACCAGCAATTGGAGCAGTATTACATTCCGAACATGGATTTTGACGGTGTTGAAAAAAGGCTGCGCCAGACGGTCGATGTGCTCTTGCAACATGCGAAGGACGCTGGATTCGCCGCGCATGCCTGATGCCGCGGCCTGACGCTGCCGCCTGGTTTGATATTGTTTGTTTGGGTTGACCATACAATGCCGTTCCGTTTGCGATTCGGTCGTACGATGCCGCGACGTGTGGCCGGATCGCAAGCACGGACGGGACTTTTTTGTCTTTAGCGAGAAAAGGAACAAACGGTATGGATAGTACTCTGCTGCAGGCTCTTTCCCAAGCCACAGGGGTGGCCAAGGCCGTGCTGGCGCTGCTGGTTGTGATGTCGGTCGTCAGTTGGACCGTCATCTACTGGAAGTGGCGAAGCCTCACCGTGGCCAAACGGGGCGTATCGCGTCTGACCGGACAGATCCTTGAGGCGGATTCCCTGGCCGAGGCGGCGGCGGCCATCGACGCCCTAGCCGGGCCCTCGATCAGAAGCATGGCTTCGTTGGGATTTAAGGAGTTTACAAAGCTTTCCCTGTCCGGGGACGCCGAAAAGCTCGTCTCCGACAATGTCCGCCGCATCCTGCACCACGGCATTGCCGAGGAGATGCGCGGATTATCCCGGGCCCTGCCCTTGTTGGCCATCGCGGCCAACGCGGCGCCCTTCATCGGCCTGTTCGGCACGGTCTGGGGCATCATGCATTCCTTCCACGCCATCGGGCAGATGCAGTCCGCCTCTCTGGCCACGGTCGCGCCGGGAATCTCCGAGGCGCTCATCGCCACTGCCGTGGGTCTCGCCGTGGCCATCCCGGCCAGCGTCGCCTACAATATGTTTTTGGGCATGATCGAATCGCTGGAAAGCCAGTACATCAGTTTTGCCGGCCTGCTGCTCAACCGGCTGCGCCACGACGCCTGCACGTACCCGCAGGGCATGGAACTCGCCGCTCCTCGCACGCAGGTGTGTTCATGAGCGCCGGCGGCAGGGGGAGACGCTACTCTTCCGACATCAATGTCACGCCGTTCGTCGATGTCATGCTGGTCCTGCTCATCATCTTCATGGTCACGGCCCCGATGATGACCGAGGGACTGGATGTCGACCTGCCGCGGACCAAGACCGTGGAGGCCTTGCCCGCCGATGATGATCACCTCGTTGTCGGGGTCGACCCGAAGGGTGCGATTTTTCTCGACGAGCAGAGCGTCTCCCTGGAGGATTTAACGGACAGGCTGCGCAATTGGGCCGCCTTGGGGCAAAAGGCCGTTTTTTTGCGCGCCGACAGGGGGGTATCCTATGGGCGTATCGTCGACATCATGGGCCGCATCCGCGAAGCCGGCATCGACCATTTCGGCGTGGTGGCCGAACGGCCGGAAGAAGGGGCGCGGTAACCGTGCGAAGCGCCGACATCCTCATTTCCGTAAGTGCCCATGCACTGTGCCTTGCCCTTCTGTTCCTGTGGCCGGCGGCGCAACCGGCTCCCGTCTCGAAGACATTCACGGTGGGGATGGTGGAGCTTGTCAGGCCGAGGGCCATCGAACCACCCGCCAGCGCTCCGGCCGCGGCCGAACCGATCGCGCAGCCCCCGGTTCCCGTAGCGCCCCCCCCTCCGACGCCGGCGCCGCTCCCCAAACCGGTCGTGGCGGCCAAGCCCGCGCCTGTTGCGGTCAAGAAGATCAGCCCGAAAAAAAGGCCGACGCCTTCCACGGCGAAACCATCTCCGTCTCCCGCGCGGCAACCGGCGGCTTTGCAGCCGCAACAAGCGGCCGGGGCCCAGGAGCCCTCCGGCGCGGGAGGAAGCATGGGCAAGACCGCCGGGCCTTCCCATATGATTGGAGGAATGGGGGTCTACGACGCCGCGGTCGTGGATATCCCGCCCAAAATCATCAATCGGGAATTGCCGCAATATCCTCCGAGCGCTAGGCGATTGCGCTTGGAAGGGACCGTCCTCGTGAGCATGATCATCGACAGCCAGGGGAAACCGACCCATTGCACTATCCGGAAAGCGGAGCCGAAAGGTGTTTTCGAGGAGTCGGCCCTCGCCGCTGCGCACAGCTACCGGTTCGTTCCGGGCAAGGTCGGCGGTCAAAGTGTCGCCACTCTTGTTCTTGTGCCTTTTCATTTCAAGATGGCAAATTGAATTTTGTCGGAGTGTTCTTTTGTTTCTATTCGGCAGTAAACAAATGCCGAACAGCGCTTGGGACAAAAGGAGCCCCCCTTCGGACTGGTAACGCAGGGCACGGACTCCCTATTTCGATATGCTGTTACAATTGAATCAGGCATGTCGAGATATGTTTACAAGAGTCATTTCGCCCGACTGAAAACCCCGGTGTCGGCAGTCGATTCTGTCCCTCGCCCCCCGCCCTTCCCCGCCGCGCACCTTGTCTCCGCGCCCTCAGACATGCCCGCCCCACGCCAAGCACCCGAAGCGGGAAAAGGCGTGGGCAAAATAACCGCGAACGTGGCCCTGCGCTTTGAGGCCGCCCGGCCTTTGGCTCCGGAGGCCAACGCGCGCACGACACACTGCGCCCGCCGCGTCGGCGGGCTTCGCTTGAAAGGCGGATCAATACACATCACAACATGTTACGATGCGATGTTGTTTACTTGATGAAAAAGAACCGTTGCCGGCGAAAACAATCCGAACCTTCCCCCAGGTCGGTTGTGCGAAGGTTCTCCAAGAGTTGCCTGCCCAGGGAGAATCACTCCGGATTTCCGGCACAAATTATGCATAACAATTATTTATTTCAAACTGTTATGGAGTACTTACTTTGTGCCGGCCTCTTATGGTAGTCTTTTGAGCCCGGCCAGTTGGCCGGTTCCGGTTCACAAAACGGGCTCTTGTAAAAATATCGCCGCCCCAGACAGTTGATGAGCGATTTACCGAAGGTCCCATGCAAAACAATAACGGCAGACAGACTGTCCTTGTTGTCGACGATTCGCCGGATAACATAGATGTTCTGGCGGGGATACTGGCAAGCGCCTACAACGTCAAAGCGACCAAGAGCGGCGCCAAGGCCATCGACCTTGCCATCCGCTTCAAGCCGGACATCATCCTTCTCGACATCATGATGCCGGATATGGACGGTTACGAAGTCTGTGCGCGGCTCAAAGAGGATTTTCGGGCGCGCGGCATTCCCGTCATCTTCATCACGGCCATGGAAAACGAGAACGACGAAGCCCGGGGACTCGCCCTCGGCGCCGTGGATTACATCAGGAAACCGGTCAGTCCCTCCATCGTCCTGGCCAGGGTGAAAACCCATCTCGCGTTGTACGACCAGAACAGGGCGCTTGAACTCATGGTGCGGGAGCGCACGGCCGAGCTGCAAGACAGCCGGCTCGAAATCATACGGATGCTCGGCAGGGCCGCCGAGTTCAGGGACAGCTGCACAGCCAGACACGTCATCCGCATGAGCTATTATTGCGAGGTCCTCGCGCGGGCCGCCGGCCTCAGCGACGTGGAGGCGAACCTCATCCTGCAAGCCACGCCCATGCACGACGTGGGCAAGATCGGCATCCCCGACACCATTTTGCTCAAACCGGCCAGGCTCACACCCGAGGAACGCGAATGCATGAAGAAACATGCCGCCTTCGGCGCGAAGATCCTCGGGCGGCATGACACCCCACTGCTGCGCCTGGCCCGCGAAGTGGCCTTATCCCACCACGAGAAATGGGACGGATCGGGCTATCCGAGGGGGCTTGCCGGTGAGGACATCCCCCTGGCCGGACGCATCGTCGCCATCGCCGACGTTTTCGACGCTCTGACCAGCCGGCGTCCCTACAAGGCCCCGTGGCCCGAGCAGGAGGCGGTGGCGTATCTCCGCGAGCAGTCGGGAAAACATTTCGATCCCGCGCTCGTTGCCGCCTTCCTGGACCATCTGGACGAAATTCTGGCGTTCATGAGGATGTACACCGACACCAACTGACACTCCCCTTCTTGCGGCCACCACGCCCTCGGGCGCCTCCGCGAGGGCCCACGCTTCCAGGGAGCGCGTATGAAACTGAAAAAAATAACCTTGCTCAGCATCGCCATGGTGGTCTTCCTGCTTGCGGTCAGCCAGACGCTCGTCTCCCTTTTCATCATCAAGGACGGCTTCAGGGACCTTGAAGACGGGGAAGCCATCGAGTCGGCCCTTCAGGCGGAAAAACAAATCAGCCTCAGGCTCAACCAGCTTGACGCCACGTTGCGGGACTGGGCCATATGGGACGATGCCTACGCCTTTGTCCAAAACGGCTCTCCCGGGTTCGTCGCGTCGAACCTGACCCCGGAAGCGTTCACGAACCTGTCCCTGTCGGCCCTGGCGATCTGGGACGAACACGGCCGGATCATCTTCGAACGCGGCTACGACGTCGACGGAAACGAAGATCAGGCCATGGTCGAGCGGCTCGTGCGCAAGATGGAACAGGCGGCCCCGCCACCAAACCCGCAAGACGGCATAAAAGGGCTGGCGCTCCTGGATAATGGCCTGCTGGCCCTGGTAGTGAAGCGGCCGGTGCTCAAAAGCGACGCCAGCGGCCCCCCCATAGGCGCCATGCTTATGGCCAAACTGGTGACGCCCCGCATGCTGGAGGAGCTTTCCGAGTCCCTGGGATTTTCCGTCCACCTGGAATCCATTGAAAAAAAGCCTGCCGCCTTTTCCGGAAAGTTGAAGGGAGGCTTCTTCATCGAGCGCCCGAATAAAGACGCCATAAGCGCCACATCCAGCCTCGAGGGTGTGCGCCGCGAGCCCGTGGCGGTCCTCACGGTCGTCACCAACCGGGACATCGGCAAGCGCGGCGAACGGATCACGGATGTCTATTACGCGGTCATCGGGCTGACGATCCTGGCCACCTGCTGGCTGATCTACTTCCTGTTCTACAAGAAGGTCGTCAGCCGCATCGAGGCACTGAGCGGCCAGGTGTCGCGTCTTGGCGGGAAAGGCGA of Solidesulfovibrio fructosivorans JJ] contains these proteins:
- a CDS encoding MotA/TolQ/ExbB proton channel family protein; the encoded protein is MDSTLLQALSQATGVAKAVLALLVVMSVVSWTVIYWKWRSLTVAKRGVSRLTGQILEADSLAEAAAAIDALAGPSIRSMASLGFKEFTKLSLSGDAEKLVSDNVRRILHHGIAEEMRGLSRALPLLAIAANAAPFIGLFGTVWGIMHSFHAIGQMQSASLATVAPGISEALIATAVGLAVAIPASVAYNMFLGMIESLESQYISFAGLLLNRLRHDACTYPQGMELAAPRTQVCS
- a CDS encoding ExbD/TolR family protein, with the translated sequence MSAGGRGRRYSSDINVTPFVDVMLVLLIIFMVTAPMMTEGLDVDLPRTKTVEALPADDDHLVVGVDPKGAIFLDEQSVSLEDLTDRLRNWAALGQKAVFLRADRGVSYGRIVDIMGRIREAGIDHFGVVAERPEEGAR
- a CDS encoding energy transducer TonB — its product is MGKTAGPSHMIGGMGVYDAAVVDIPPKIINRELPQYPPSARRLRLEGTVLVSMIIDSQGKPTHCTIRKAEPKGVFEESALAAAHSYRFVPGKVGGQSVATLVLVPFHFKMAN
- a CDS encoding response regulator, with product MQNNNGRQTVLVVDDSPDNIDVLAGILASAYNVKATKSGAKAIDLAIRFKPDIILLDIMMPDMDGYEVCARLKEDFRARGIPVIFITAMENENDEARGLALGAVDYIRKPVSPSIVLARVKTHLALYDQNRALELMVRERTAELQDSRLEIIRMLGRAAEFRDSCTARHVIRMSYYCEVLARAAGLSDVEANLILQATPMHDVGKIGIPDTILLKPARLTPEERECMKKHAAFGAKILGRHDTPLLRLAREVALSHHEKWDGSGYPRGLAGEDIPLAGRIVAIADVFDALTSRRPYKAPWPEQEAVAYLREQSGKHFDPALVAAFLDHLDEILAFMRMYTDTN